One Rhea pennata isolate bPtePen1 chromosome 31, bPtePen1.pri, whole genome shotgun sequence genomic window carries:
- the BOLA1 gene encoding bolA-like protein 1 — translation MLRTRAAAAAATTALAAALRRGSAMAEGPVARAIRAKLRAALQPSYLQVLDESHRHAGPPGAESHFAVVVVSGRFAGLPPLQRHRLVHGALRAELAGPVHALSVVARTPEQWDADPRVPPSPACLGGSKHERRGAEAPGGPAAS, via the coding sequence ATGCTGAGGacccgcgcggcggcggcggcggcgacgacggcgttggcggcggcgctgcgccgGGGCTCCGCCATGGCCGAGGGCCCCGTGGCCCGCGCCATCCGCGCCAAGCTGCGGGCGGCCCTGCAGCCCAGCTACCTGCAGGTGCTCGACGAGAGCCACCGGCACgccggcccccccggcgccgAGAGCCACTTCGCCGTGGTGGTGGTGAGCGGGCGCTTCGCCGGGCTGCCGCCGCTGCAGCGGCACCGCTTGGTGCACGGCGCCCTGCGCGCCGAGCTCGCCGGCCCCGTGCACGCCCTCTCCGTCGTCGCCCGCACCCCCGAGCAGTGGGACGCCGACCCCCGcgtcccccccagccccgcttGCCTGGGGGGGTCCAAGCACGAGCGCCGCGGGGCAGAggcgcccggcggcccggccgcATCCTGA
- the SV2A gene encoding synaptic vesicle glycoprotein 2A isoform X2, with translation MDESFRDRAAFIRGAKDIAKEVKKHAAKKVSKGMDRMQDEYTKRSYSRFEEEEDDEDYAPQDGYYRGGEAANEEEGASSDATEGHDEEDEIYEGEYQGIPRNESLKAGERLGGEPAAGGAFGAFDDAEGQRRKDKEELAQQYELILQECGHGRFQWTLYFVLGLALMADGVEVFVVGFVLPSAEKDMCLSDSNKGMLGLIVYLGMMVGAFLWGGLADRLGRRQCLLISLSVNSVFAFFSSFVQGYGTFLFCRLLSGVGIGGSIPIVFSYFSEFLAQEKRGEHLSWLCMFWMIGGIYASAMAWAIIPHYGWSFQMGSAYQFHSWRVFVLVCAFPSVFAIGALSTMPESPRFFLENGKHDEAWMVLKQVHDTNMRAKGHPERVFSVTHIKTIKREDELIEIQADTGTWYRRWLVRFLNLAQQVWSNCQQCFAPECRRVTLMMMAVWFTMSFSYYGLTVWFPDMIKHLQSIEYASRTKLFTRERVKHFTFNFTLENQIHRNGEYFNDKFIGLKMKSVIFEDSLFEECYFEDITSSNTFFKNCTFISTVFYNTDLFEYKFIESRVLNSTFLHNKEGCQLDFSDDNSAYMIYFVSFLGTLAVLPGNIVSALLMDKIGRLRMLAGSSVMSCVSCFFLSFGNSESAMIALLCLFGGVSIASWNALDVLTVELYPSDKRTTAFGFLNALCKLAAVLGISIFTSFVGITKAVPILLASGALALGSSLALKLPETRGQVLQ, from the exons ATGGACGAGAGCTTCCGAGACCGGGCGGCCTTCATCCGGGGCGCGAAGGACATCGCCAAGGAGGTGAAGAAGCATGCGGCCAAGAAGGTGAGCAAGGGCATGGACCGCATGCAGGACGAGTACACCAAGCGCTCCTACTCGCGCttcgaggaggaggaggacgacgaAGACTACGCGCCGCAGGACGGCTACTACCGGGGCGGCGAGGCGGCCAACGAGGAGGAAGGCGCCTCCAGCGATGCCACCGAGGGCCACGATGAGGAGGATGAGATCTACGAGGGCGAGTACCAGGGCATCCCCCGCAACGAGTCGCTCAAGGCCGGCGAGCGCCTGGGCGGCgagccggcggccggcggcgccttCGGCGCCTTCGACGATGCCGAGGGCCAGCGGCGGAAGGACAAGGAGGAGCTGGCGCAGCAGTACGAGCTCATCCTGCAGGAGTGCGGCCACGGCCGCTTCCAGTGGACCCTCTACTTCGTCCTGGGACTGGCCCTCATGGCCGACGGCGTCGAGGTCTTCGTGGTGGGCTTCGTGCTGCCCAGCGCCGAGAAGGACATGTGCCTCTCCGACTCCAACAAGGGCATGCTGG ggCTCATCGTGTACCTGGGCATGATGGTGGGCGCGTTCCTGTGGGGCGGGCTGGCCGACCGCCTGGGACGACGGCAGTGCCTCCTCATCTCCCTCTCCGTCAACAGCGTCTTCgccttcttctcctccttcgTCCAGGGCTACGGCACcttcctcttctgcaggctgctctCGGGCGTGGG CATCGGCGGCTCCATCCCCATCGTCTTCTCCTACTTCTCCGAGTTCCTGGCGCAGGAGAAGCGCGGGGAGCACCTGAGCTGGCTCTGCATGTTCTGGATGATCGGCGGCATCTACGCGTCCGCCATGGCCTGGGCCATCATCCCCCACTACG gcTGGAGTTTCCAGATGGGCTCCGCGTACCAGTTCCACAGCTGGCGCGTCTTCGTCCTGGTTTGCGCCTTCCCCTCGGTCTTCGCCATCGGGGCGCTCAGCACCATGCCCGAGAGCCCCCGCTTCTTCCTGGAG AACGGCAAGCACGACGAGGCCTGGATGGTGCTCAAGCAGGTCCACGACACCAACATGAGGGCCAAGGGCCACCCCGAGAGGGTCTTTTCG GTGACCCACATCAAGACCATCAAGCGGGAGGACGAGCTCATCGAGATCCAGGCGGACACGGGCACGTGGTACCGCCGCTGGCTGGTTCGGTTCCTCAACCTGGCGCAGCAG GTCTGGAGCAACTGCCAGCAGTGCTTCGCGCCCGAGTGCCGCCGCGTGACGCTCATGATGATGGCCGTGTGGTTCACCATGTCGTTCAG TTACTACGGGCTCACGGTTTGGTTCCCGGACATGATCAAGCACCTGCAGAGCATCGAGTACGCCTCGCGCACCAAGCTCTTCACCCGCGAGAGGGTCAAGCACTTCACCTTCAACTTCACCCTGGAGAACCAGATCCACCGCAACGGCGAGTACTTCAACGACAA GTTTATCGGCCTCAAGATGAAGTCGGTGATCTTCGAGGACTCGCTCTTCGAGGAGTGCTACTTCGAGGACATCACCTCCAGCAACACCTTCTTCAAGAACTGCACCTTCATCTCCACCGTCTTCTACAACACAG ATCTCTTCGAGTACAAGTTCATCGAGAGCCGCGTGCTCAACAGCACCTTCCTGCACAACAAGGAGGGCTGCCAGCTGGACTTCAGCGACGACAACAGCGCCTACATGATCTACTTCGTGAGCTTCCTGGGCACCCTGGCCGTGCTGCCGGGCAACATCGTCTCGGCCCTCCTCATGGACAAGATCGGCCGCCTCCGCATGCTGG CCGGCTCCAGCGTCATGTCCTGCGTgagctgcttcttcctctccttcgGCAACAGCGAGTCGGCCATGATCGCCCTGCTCTGCCTCTTCGGCGGCGTCAGCATCGCCTCCTGGAACGCCCTCGACGTGCTCACCGTGGAGCTCTACCCCTCCGACAAGCG GACGACGGCGTTCGGCTTCCTCAACGCCCTCTGCAAGCTGGCCGCCGTGCTGGGCATCAGCATCTTCACCTCCTTCGTGGGCATCACCAAGGCCGTGCCCATCCTCCTGGCCTCGGGCGCCCTGGCCCTCGGCAGCTCCCTCGCCTTGAAACTGCCCGAGACGCGGGGCCAAGTGCTGCAGTga
- the SV2A gene encoding synaptic vesicle glycoprotein 2A isoform X3: MDESFRDRAAFIRGAKDIAKEVKKHAAKKVSKGMDRMQDEYTKRSYSRFEEEEDDEDYAPQDGYYRGGEAANEEEGASSDATEGHDEEDEIYEGEYQGIPRNESLKAGERLGGEPAAGGAFGAFDDAEGQRRKDKEELAQQYELILQECGHGRFQWTLYFVLGLALMADGVEVFVVGFVLPSAEKDMCLSDSNKGMLGLIVYLGMMVGAFLWGGLADRLGRRQCLLISLSVNSVFAFFSSFVQGYGTFLFCRLLSGVGIGGSIPIVFSYFSEFLAQEKRGEHLSWLCMFWMIGGIYASAMAWAIIPHYGWSFQMGSAYQFHSWRVFVLVCAFPSVFAIGALSTMPESPRFFLEVSGCPRAPRAGPRPAAVLSARGPALQNGKHDEAWMVLKQVHDTNMRAKGHPERVFSVTHIKTIKREDELIEIQADTGTWYRRWLVRFLNLAQQVWSNCQQCFAPECRRVTLMMMAVWFTMSFRFIGLKMKSVIFEDSLFEECYFEDITSSNTFFKNCTFISTVFYNTDLFEYKFIESRVLNSTFLHNKEGCQLDFSDDNSAYMIYFVSFLGTLAVLPGNIVSALLMDKIGRLRMLAGSSVMSCVSCFFLSFGNSESAMIALLCLFGGVSIASWNALDVLTVELYPSDKRTTAFGFLNALCKLAAVLGISIFTSFVGITKAVPILLASGALALGSSLALKLPETRGQVLQ, encoded by the exons ATGGACGAGAGCTTCCGAGACCGGGCGGCCTTCATCCGGGGCGCGAAGGACATCGCCAAGGAGGTGAAGAAGCATGCGGCCAAGAAGGTGAGCAAGGGCATGGACCGCATGCAGGACGAGTACACCAAGCGCTCCTACTCGCGCttcgaggaggaggaggacgacgaAGACTACGCGCCGCAGGACGGCTACTACCGGGGCGGCGAGGCGGCCAACGAGGAGGAAGGCGCCTCCAGCGATGCCACCGAGGGCCACGATGAGGAGGATGAGATCTACGAGGGCGAGTACCAGGGCATCCCCCGCAACGAGTCGCTCAAGGCCGGCGAGCGCCTGGGCGGCgagccggcggccggcggcgccttCGGCGCCTTCGACGATGCCGAGGGCCAGCGGCGGAAGGACAAGGAGGAGCTGGCGCAGCAGTACGAGCTCATCCTGCAGGAGTGCGGCCACGGCCGCTTCCAGTGGACCCTCTACTTCGTCCTGGGACTGGCCCTCATGGCCGACGGCGTCGAGGTCTTCGTGGTGGGCTTCGTGCTGCCCAGCGCCGAGAAGGACATGTGCCTCTCCGACTCCAACAAGGGCATGCTGG ggCTCATCGTGTACCTGGGCATGATGGTGGGCGCGTTCCTGTGGGGCGGGCTGGCCGACCGCCTGGGACGACGGCAGTGCCTCCTCATCTCCCTCTCCGTCAACAGCGTCTTCgccttcttctcctccttcgTCCAGGGCTACGGCACcttcctcttctgcaggctgctctCGGGCGTGGG CATCGGCGGCTCCATCCCCATCGTCTTCTCCTACTTCTCCGAGTTCCTGGCGCAGGAGAAGCGCGGGGAGCACCTGAGCTGGCTCTGCATGTTCTGGATGATCGGCGGCATCTACGCGTCCGCCATGGCCTGGGCCATCATCCCCCACTACG gcTGGAGTTTCCAGATGGGCTCCGCGTACCAGTTCCACAGCTGGCGCGTCTTCGTCCTGGTTTGCGCCTTCCCCTCGGTCTTCGCCATCGGGGCGCTCAGCACCATGCCCGAGAGCCCCCGCTTCTTCCTGGAGGTAAGCGGCtgcccccgggcgccgcgggcagggccgcgTCCTGCCGCGGTGCTGAGCGCCCGGGGCCCTGCCTTGCAGAACGGCAAGCACGACGAGGCCTGGATGGTGCTCAAGCAGGTCCACGACACCAACATGAGGGCCAAGGGCCACCCCGAGAGGGTCTTTTCG GTGACCCACATCAAGACCATCAAGCGGGAGGACGAGCTCATCGAGATCCAGGCGGACACGGGCACGTGGTACCGCCGCTGGCTGGTTCGGTTCCTCAACCTGGCGCAGCAG GTCTGGAGCAACTGCCAGCAGTGCTTCGCGCCCGAGTGCCGCCGCGTGACGCTCATGATGATGGCCGTGTGGTTCACCATGTCGTTCAG GTTTATCGGCCTCAAGATGAAGTCGGTGATCTTCGAGGACTCGCTCTTCGAGGAGTGCTACTTCGAGGACATCACCTCCAGCAACACCTTCTTCAAGAACTGCACCTTCATCTCCACCGTCTTCTACAACACAG ATCTCTTCGAGTACAAGTTCATCGAGAGCCGCGTGCTCAACAGCACCTTCCTGCACAACAAGGAGGGCTGCCAGCTGGACTTCAGCGACGACAACAGCGCCTACATGATCTACTTCGTGAGCTTCCTGGGCACCCTGGCCGTGCTGCCGGGCAACATCGTCTCGGCCCTCCTCATGGACAAGATCGGCCGCCTCCGCATGCTGG CCGGCTCCAGCGTCATGTCCTGCGTgagctgcttcttcctctccttcgGCAACAGCGAGTCGGCCATGATCGCCCTGCTCTGCCTCTTCGGCGGCGTCAGCATCGCCTCCTGGAACGCCCTCGACGTGCTCACCGTGGAGCTCTACCCCTCCGACAAGCG GACGACGGCGTTCGGCTTCCTCAACGCCCTCTGCAAGCTGGCCGCCGTGCTGGGCATCAGCATCTTCACCTCCTTCGTGGGCATCACCAAGGCCGTGCCCATCCTCCTGGCCTCGGGCGCCCTGGCCCTCGGCAGCTCCCTCGCCTTGAAACTGCCCGAGACGCGGGGCCAAGTGCTGCAGTga
- the SV2A gene encoding synaptic vesicle glycoprotein 2A isoform X1, translating into MDESFRDRAAFIRGAKDIAKEVKKHAAKKVSKGMDRMQDEYTKRSYSRFEEEEDDEDYAPQDGYYRGGEAANEEEGASSDATEGHDEEDEIYEGEYQGIPRNESLKAGERLGGEPAAGGAFGAFDDAEGQRRKDKEELAQQYELILQECGHGRFQWTLYFVLGLALMADGVEVFVVGFVLPSAEKDMCLSDSNKGMLGLIVYLGMMVGAFLWGGLADRLGRRQCLLISLSVNSVFAFFSSFVQGYGTFLFCRLLSGVGIGGSIPIVFSYFSEFLAQEKRGEHLSWLCMFWMIGGIYASAMAWAIIPHYGWSFQMGSAYQFHSWRVFVLVCAFPSVFAIGALSTMPESPRFFLEVSGCPRAPRAGPRPAAVLSARGPALQNGKHDEAWMVLKQVHDTNMRAKGHPERVFSVTHIKTIKREDELIEIQADTGTWYRRWLVRFLNLAQQVWSNCQQCFAPECRRVTLMMMAVWFTMSFSYYGLTVWFPDMIKHLQSIEYASRTKLFTRERVKHFTFNFTLENQIHRNGEYFNDKFIGLKMKSVIFEDSLFEECYFEDITSSNTFFKNCTFISTVFYNTDLFEYKFIESRVLNSTFLHNKEGCQLDFSDDNSAYMIYFVSFLGTLAVLPGNIVSALLMDKIGRLRMLAGSSVMSCVSCFFLSFGNSESAMIALLCLFGGVSIASWNALDVLTVELYPSDKRTTAFGFLNALCKLAAVLGISIFTSFVGITKAVPILLASGALALGSSLALKLPETRGQVLQ; encoded by the exons ATGGACGAGAGCTTCCGAGACCGGGCGGCCTTCATCCGGGGCGCGAAGGACATCGCCAAGGAGGTGAAGAAGCATGCGGCCAAGAAGGTGAGCAAGGGCATGGACCGCATGCAGGACGAGTACACCAAGCGCTCCTACTCGCGCttcgaggaggaggaggacgacgaAGACTACGCGCCGCAGGACGGCTACTACCGGGGCGGCGAGGCGGCCAACGAGGAGGAAGGCGCCTCCAGCGATGCCACCGAGGGCCACGATGAGGAGGATGAGATCTACGAGGGCGAGTACCAGGGCATCCCCCGCAACGAGTCGCTCAAGGCCGGCGAGCGCCTGGGCGGCgagccggcggccggcggcgccttCGGCGCCTTCGACGATGCCGAGGGCCAGCGGCGGAAGGACAAGGAGGAGCTGGCGCAGCAGTACGAGCTCATCCTGCAGGAGTGCGGCCACGGCCGCTTCCAGTGGACCCTCTACTTCGTCCTGGGACTGGCCCTCATGGCCGACGGCGTCGAGGTCTTCGTGGTGGGCTTCGTGCTGCCCAGCGCCGAGAAGGACATGTGCCTCTCCGACTCCAACAAGGGCATGCTGG ggCTCATCGTGTACCTGGGCATGATGGTGGGCGCGTTCCTGTGGGGCGGGCTGGCCGACCGCCTGGGACGACGGCAGTGCCTCCTCATCTCCCTCTCCGTCAACAGCGTCTTCgccttcttctcctccttcgTCCAGGGCTACGGCACcttcctcttctgcaggctgctctCGGGCGTGGG CATCGGCGGCTCCATCCCCATCGTCTTCTCCTACTTCTCCGAGTTCCTGGCGCAGGAGAAGCGCGGGGAGCACCTGAGCTGGCTCTGCATGTTCTGGATGATCGGCGGCATCTACGCGTCCGCCATGGCCTGGGCCATCATCCCCCACTACG gcTGGAGTTTCCAGATGGGCTCCGCGTACCAGTTCCACAGCTGGCGCGTCTTCGTCCTGGTTTGCGCCTTCCCCTCGGTCTTCGCCATCGGGGCGCTCAGCACCATGCCCGAGAGCCCCCGCTTCTTCCTGGAGGTAAGCGGCtgcccccgggcgccgcgggcagggccgcgTCCTGCCGCGGTGCTGAGCGCCCGGGGCCCTGCCTTGCAGAACGGCAAGCACGACGAGGCCTGGATGGTGCTCAAGCAGGTCCACGACACCAACATGAGGGCCAAGGGCCACCCCGAGAGGGTCTTTTCG GTGACCCACATCAAGACCATCAAGCGGGAGGACGAGCTCATCGAGATCCAGGCGGACACGGGCACGTGGTACCGCCGCTGGCTGGTTCGGTTCCTCAACCTGGCGCAGCAG GTCTGGAGCAACTGCCAGCAGTGCTTCGCGCCCGAGTGCCGCCGCGTGACGCTCATGATGATGGCCGTGTGGTTCACCATGTCGTTCAG TTACTACGGGCTCACGGTTTGGTTCCCGGACATGATCAAGCACCTGCAGAGCATCGAGTACGCCTCGCGCACCAAGCTCTTCACCCGCGAGAGGGTCAAGCACTTCACCTTCAACTTCACCCTGGAGAACCAGATCCACCGCAACGGCGAGTACTTCAACGACAA GTTTATCGGCCTCAAGATGAAGTCGGTGATCTTCGAGGACTCGCTCTTCGAGGAGTGCTACTTCGAGGACATCACCTCCAGCAACACCTTCTTCAAGAACTGCACCTTCATCTCCACCGTCTTCTACAACACAG ATCTCTTCGAGTACAAGTTCATCGAGAGCCGCGTGCTCAACAGCACCTTCCTGCACAACAAGGAGGGCTGCCAGCTGGACTTCAGCGACGACAACAGCGCCTACATGATCTACTTCGTGAGCTTCCTGGGCACCCTGGCCGTGCTGCCGGGCAACATCGTCTCGGCCCTCCTCATGGACAAGATCGGCCGCCTCCGCATGCTGG CCGGCTCCAGCGTCATGTCCTGCGTgagctgcttcttcctctccttcgGCAACAGCGAGTCGGCCATGATCGCCCTGCTCTGCCTCTTCGGCGGCGTCAGCATCGCCTCCTGGAACGCCCTCGACGTGCTCACCGTGGAGCTCTACCCCTCCGACAAGCG GACGACGGCGTTCGGCTTCCTCAACGCCCTCTGCAAGCTGGCCGCCGTGCTGGGCATCAGCATCTTCACCTCCTTCGTGGGCATCACCAAGGCCGTGCCCATCCTCCTGGCCTCGGGCGCCCTGGCCCTCGGCAGCTCCCTCGCCTTGAAACTGCCCGAGACGCGGGGCCAAGTGCTGCAGTga
- the SF3B4 gene encoding splicing factor 3B subunit 4 isoform X2 — MAAGPISERNQDATVYVGGLDEKVSEPLLWELFLQAGPVVNTHMPKDRVTGQHQGYGFVEFLSEEDADYAIKIMNMIKLYGKPIRVNKASAHNKNLDVGANIFIGNLDPEIDEKLLYDTFSAFGVILQTPKIMRDPDTGNSKGYAFINFASFDASDAAIEAMNGQYLCNRPITVSYAFKKDSKGERHGSAAERLLAAQNPLSQADRPHQLFADAPPPPSVPTPVVTSLGPGVTPPGLPPPGSFPPPVPPPGAMPPGMPPAMPPPPMPPGAGAPGPPSGAAPSGGHPPHPHPFPPGGMHHPGMPPMQVHHGPPGMGQHHPGPPGSGGQPPPRPPPGMPHPGPPPMGMPPRGPHFGSPMGHPGPMPHHGMRGPPPLMPPHGYNGPPRPPPYGYQRVPLPPRPAQRPPGVPPRGPLRGPLP, encoded by the exons aTGGCGGCGGGGCCCATCTCCGAGAGGAACCAGG atgCGACTGTGTATGTCGGCGGCTTGGATGAGAAGGTCAGCGAGCCGCTGCTATGGGAGCTCTTTCTCCAGGCGGGACCAGTGGTCAATACCCACATGCCCAAGGATCGAGTCACAGGCCAGCACCAAG GCTATGGGTTTGTGGAGTTCCTCAGCGAGGAAGACGCGGATTACGCCATTAAGATCATGAACATGATCAAGTTGTACGGGAAGCCGATCCGGGTGAACAAAGCTTCGGCCCACAACAAGAACCTGGATGTGGGGGCCAACATCTTCATCGGCAACCTGGACCCTGAAATCGATGAGAAGCTGCTGTACGACACCTTCAGCGCCTTTGGGGTCATCCTGCAGACACCCAAGATCATGCGAGACCCCGACACGGGCAACTCGAAGGGTTACGCCTTCATCAACTTTGCCAGCTTCGATGCCTCCGATGCTGCCATCGAGGCCATGAACGGACAGTACCTCTGCAACAGGCCCATCACCGTCTCCTACGCCTTCAAAAAAGATTCCAAAGGCGAGCGGCACGGCTCGGCCGCCGAGCGTCTCCTGGCAGCCCAGAACCCGCTCTCGCAGGCTGATCGACCCCATCAGCTGTTTGCTGacgctcctcctcctccatctgtCCCTACCCCTGTGGTCACGTCCCTGGGACCTGGTGTCACGCCTCCAG GCCTCCCGCCCCCGGGATCGTTCCCGCCGCCGGTGCCGCCCCCCGGAGCGATGCCCCCCGGCATGCCTCCTGCCATGCCGCCCCCACCCATGCCGCCAGGAGccggcgctcccggcccccCTTCCGGGGCCGCTCCGAGTGGAGGACACCCGCCTCACCCGCATCCCTTCCCGCCGGGTGGGATGCACCATCCAG GAATGCCTCCCATGCAAGTGCACCACGGACCGCCCGGGATGGGCCAGCATCATCCGGGACCGCCGGGCTCTGGAGGCCAACCtcccccgcggccccctcccGGCATGCCACACCCTGGACCCCCACCCATGGGTATGCCGCCCCGAGGGCCTCATTTCGGGTCGCCCATGG GTCACCCCGGCCCCATGCCGCACCACGGGATGCGCGGCCCTCCTCCGCTGATGCCTCCCCACGGGTACAACGgtcccccgcgccccccgcctTATGGCTATCAGAGGgtccccctgcccccccggcccgcacAGAGGCCCCCCGGGgtgccgccgcgcggccccctGAGAGGCCCCCTGCCATAA
- the SF3B4 gene encoding splicing factor 3B subunit 4 isoform X1, with product MAAGPISERNQDATVYVGGLDEKVSEPLLWELFLQAGPVVNTHMPKDRVTGQHQGYGFVEFLSEEDADYAIKIMNMIKLYGKPIRVNKASAHNKNLDVGANIFIGNLDPEIDEKLLYDTFSAFGVILQTPKIMRDPDTGNSKGYAFINFASFDASDAAIEAMNGQYLCNRPITVSYAFKKDSKGERHGSAAERLLAAQNPLSQADRPHQLFADAPPPPSVPTPVVTSLGPGVTPPGLPPPGSFPPPVPPPGAMPPGMPPAMPPPPMPPGAGAPGPPSGAAPSGGHPPHPHPFPPGGMHHPGMPPMQVHHGPPGMGQHHPGPPGSGGQPPPRPPPGMPHPGPPPMGMPPRGPHFGSPMGKWVPARGGHPGPMPHHGMRGPPPLMPPHGYNGPPRPPPYGYQRVPLPPRPAQRPPGVPPRGPLRGPLP from the exons aTGGCGGCGGGGCCCATCTCCGAGAGGAACCAGG atgCGACTGTGTATGTCGGCGGCTTGGATGAGAAGGTCAGCGAGCCGCTGCTATGGGAGCTCTTTCTCCAGGCGGGACCAGTGGTCAATACCCACATGCCCAAGGATCGAGTCACAGGCCAGCACCAAG GCTATGGGTTTGTGGAGTTCCTCAGCGAGGAAGACGCGGATTACGCCATTAAGATCATGAACATGATCAAGTTGTACGGGAAGCCGATCCGGGTGAACAAAGCTTCGGCCCACAACAAGAACCTGGATGTGGGGGCCAACATCTTCATCGGCAACCTGGACCCTGAAATCGATGAGAAGCTGCTGTACGACACCTTCAGCGCCTTTGGGGTCATCCTGCAGACACCCAAGATCATGCGAGACCCCGACACGGGCAACTCGAAGGGTTACGCCTTCATCAACTTTGCCAGCTTCGATGCCTCCGATGCTGCCATCGAGGCCATGAACGGACAGTACCTCTGCAACAGGCCCATCACCGTCTCCTACGCCTTCAAAAAAGATTCCAAAGGCGAGCGGCACGGCTCGGCCGCCGAGCGTCTCCTGGCAGCCCAGAACCCGCTCTCGCAGGCTGATCGACCCCATCAGCTGTTTGCTGacgctcctcctcctccatctgtCCCTACCCCTGTGGTCACGTCCCTGGGACCTGGTGTCACGCCTCCAG GCCTCCCGCCCCCGGGATCGTTCCCGCCGCCGGTGCCGCCCCCCGGAGCGATGCCCCCCGGCATGCCTCCTGCCATGCCGCCCCCACCCATGCCGCCAGGAGccggcgctcccggcccccCTTCCGGGGCCGCTCCGAGTGGAGGACACCCGCCTCACCCGCATCCCTTCCCGCCGGGTGGGATGCACCATCCAG GAATGCCTCCCATGCAAGTGCACCACGGACCGCCCGGGATGGGCCAGCATCATCCGGGACCGCCGGGCTCTGGAGGCCAACCtcccccgcggccccctcccGGCATGCCACACCCTGGACCCCCACCCATGGGTATGCCGCCCCGAGGGCCTCATTTCGGGTCGCCCATGGGTAAGTGGGTGCCTGCGAGAGGCG GTCACCCCGGCCCCATGCCGCACCACGGGATGCGCGGCCCTCCTCCGCTGATGCCTCCCCACGGGTACAACGgtcccccgcgccccccgcctTATGGCTATCAGAGGgtccccctgcccccccggcccgcacAGAGGCCCCCCGGGgtgccgccgcgcggccccctGAGAGGCCCCCTGCCATAA